The genomic DNA TTACCAGGTCTCCCGGGATTTGGTGGCTGACTCTTATGCAGTGCATATGTGTTCGACAAATATAAGGTTTATCTAGTATTGCTGGCAACTCTTGTGTGTAAAGCACTGCAAATGTGATCTGATACCCAAACGTGGATCAGATCAATTGAACCCATGTGGTCGCATGGGGGAGAAGACTATGTCTGAATCATTCGATGTGAAACTCGAAGAGAAGACCTACAAGCCCGATCCCTCCTATCTGGAGAATTCGAACATGGGTGACTGGGATAGCGCATATGGCAGCTATCTTGAGGATCCCGATGGCTTCTGGGAACGTATTGCAAATGAACTCACCTGGTTCAAGCCATGGGACAGGGTAAAGGAGTGGCAACACCCCTATGCGAAATGGTTTGTCAACGGAAAACTGAACATCACCTATAACTGCCTCGACCGCCACGTCCAGAGCGAGCGCCGGAACAAAGTCGCTCTCATCTGGCGGGGCGAAGAAGAGGGGCAGGAGCGGATCCTGACCTACCGGCAGCTGCACCGCGAAGTGCAGAAATGTGCCAATGCCTTAAAGAGCCTCGGTGTCGGCAAGGGCGACACGGTCTGTATCTACATGCCGCTTGTGCCCGAGCAGATCGTTTCAATTCTTGCCTGTGCACGAATTGGTGCAGTCCACAGCATCGTCTTTGGAGGATTTGGTGCAGCAGCACTCAACACCCGTATCCGGGACGCATCCGCAAAAGTTGTTATCACAAGTGATGTCGGATATCGCAGAGGAAAACGGGTTCCCCTGAAGTCGATCGTCGGTGACGCCGTTGTCAATGCACCAAGTGTGGAGACAATTGTTGTCTTACGGCGTGAGAAGCCACAGGTTGAACTCGTCTCTGAGATGGAGGTCGACTACCACGAACTCATCGAAGCTGCAGACAAGCACTGTGAGCCCGAGGTGATGGATGCAGAAGATCCGCTCTACATCCTCTATACATCAGGAACAACCGGCCAGCCGAAAGGGATCGTCCACACCTGTGGAGGATACATGGTCGGAACCTATTACACCACGAAGTACGTCTTCGACATGAAAGAGAACGACGTCCACTGGTGTACTGCCGACCCCGGCTGGGTCACCGGACACAGCTACATCATCTACGGCCCGCTTGCAGTCGGGGCAACCGTCATGATCACGGAAACTGTTCCTGACTATCCGGACCCAAGCAACTGGTGGAAGATCATTGAGGACTTTGGTGTCACCATCTTCTACACCGCACCGACTGCTATCCGGATGTTCATGAAATTCGGCGA from Methanocalculus natronophilus includes the following:
- the acs gene encoding acetate--CoA ligase — translated: MSESFDVKLEEKTYKPDPSYLENSNMGDWDSAYGSYLEDPDGFWERIANELTWFKPWDRVKEWQHPYAKWFVNGKLNITYNCLDRHVQSERRNKVALIWRGEEEGQERILTYRQLHREVQKCANALKSLGVGKGDTVCIYMPLVPEQIVSILACARIGAVHSIVFGGFGAAALNTRIRDASAKVVITSDVGYRRGKRVPLKSIVGDAVVNAPSVETIVVLRREKPQVELVSEMEVDYHELIEAADKHCEPEVMDAEDPLYILYTSGTTGQPKGIVHTCGGYMVGTYYTTKYVFDMKENDVHWCTADPGWVTGHSYIIYGPLAVGATVMITETVPDYPDPSNWWKIIEDFGVTIFYTAPTAIRMFMKFGEEWPNKANLDTLRIIGSVGEPLNPEAFEWYHRVIGKSECPILDTWWQTETGMHMITTLVGEPMKPGFAGRPIPGVQVDVVDKEGNPTPPNVGGLLVIKEPWPSMMRTVHKNDERYRQYWDTIPPYYTAGDLSVKDKDGYIMVLGRADDIIIVAGHNIGTAEVESALVSHEAVAEAAVIGKPDVMKGQAIKAFVILRLGYEPSDKLKNELIYHVRMSIGPIAMPSEIDFVPSLPKTRSGKIMRRVLKAQEMGVDPGDISTLEE